The proteins below are encoded in one region of Oncorhynchus gorbuscha isolate QuinsamMale2020 ecotype Even-year unplaced genomic scaffold, OgorEven_v1.0 Un_scaffold_3088, whole genome shotgun sequence:
- the LOC124027312 gene encoding DNA helicase B-like, which translates to MSQSGCPLGDRILVGYILPEKKVKNSDSDWEDDDDDEEEEEEAQPEFLDMKEMDSVSSGGHVFNSSVPGRNEVDFLDSVSGKRCRVLGRFSLKDPWWEATCTARAARGKLVLRGYPAYRLRSDLQGDPDHSVLSLFLTACGVDAQFVGPFFAWLPMGRKVEFANLQEVLAEFEEGEQHRALAQQIKALVSVSAHVIGMSVSCRDARDCCLSVPPCDEIPAYPTARALHRAPESGKKSPKHPAAQGATQIEEEEEDLSLLAKIEEMIKTDVWKLGFNYVMYKELKVVHCEAQLRSFHECKLFQEIPLKQRNALRVYDSLKNHCHRTGSTYTELPTLCDEVRRGCSSVVEVEVWDAVHFLKELGVVVRDRQKVALQNLHSYETGIAECLRCLVQEEPWVLPLDVIEVLTASALQRLRKKGADGGSREDHGEGDSDAERKAHELNERCDMDGSAAETDRTSTAVRTASGYSVPDHIKPEPAPTDQGPPVDLDPDQGPPAVDLDPDQGPLPVDLDPDQGPLPVDLDPDQGPLPVDLDPDQGPTAVDLDPDQGPPPVDLDPDQGPLPVDLDPDQGPLPVDLDPDQGPLPVDLDPDQDPPPVDLDPDQVRAAEMICFNPVTVISGKGGCGKTTVVSLVFKAALQQSPEKEVAKACWDFENDSLGSEAWEEAEAWEEEARSKSLLSQLNGEVKDEKKSSSWVLQGEDEVLLTAPTGRAASLLTKRTCFKAYTLHQVVWSFMQAKKDPNGAPEEWKFARVRVLVVDEGSLVCVQLLHSVLTMLTKHAQLRKFVILGDVRQLPSIQPGNTLYDLFHSLGRAHWAIEMRTNHRAESQLIVNNAGQIAEMGMNRSFRPLHYDAILDLNGSYTMPSEDKRFILILLPNTTEDSDYDLQVAIGLLLEAAPGLKNDATSQFIAFRR; encoded by the exons atgtCACAGTCGGGGTGTCCTCTTGGTGACAGAATCCTAGTAGGTTACATTTTACCCGAAAAGAAGGTTAAAAACTCCGACTCTGATtgggaagatgatgatgatgatgaggaggaggaagaagaagcacAGCCGGAGTTTCTGGATATGAAAGAGATGGACAGCGTTAGTTCAGGAGGACACGTGTTTAATTCCTCCGTACCGGGCCGAAACGAAG TTGATTTCCTGGACAGCGTGTCTGGTAAGAGATGCAGAGTACTGGGCCGGTTCAGTCTGAAGGACCCGTGGTGGGAGGCTACCTGCACGGCCCGCGCAGCCAGGGGCAAGCTGGTGCTACGGGGCTACCCTGCCTACCGCCTTCGCTCAGACCTCCAGGGAGACCCGGAccactctgtcctgtctctgttcctcACCGCCTGCGGCGTGGACGCACAGTTTGTCGGCCCCTTCTTTGCTTGGCTGCCGATGGGAAGGAAGGTGGAGTTTGCTAACTTGCAGGAAGTTCTGGCTGAGTTTGAGGAAGGAGAGCAGCACAGAGCTTTGGCACAGCAGATTAAAGCCTTGGTCTCTGTTTCAG CTCATGTCATCGGTATGTCTGTCAGTTGCAGGGATGCGCGTGACTGCTGCCTCTCTGTACCCCCATGTGATGAGATACCTGCCTACCCTACTGCCAGGGCGCTTCACAGAGCTCCTGAGTCGGGAAAGAAAAGCCCAAAACATCCTGCGGCACAGGGTGCTACAcagatagaggaggaagaggaggatctcAGCTTGCTGGCCAAAATAGAGGAGATGATCAAGACGGACGTCTGGAAGCTGGGCTTTAACTAT gttatGTACAAGGAGTTGAAGGTGGTCCATTGCGAGGCTCAGCTGAGATCCTTCCATGAGTGTAAACTCTTCCAAGAGATCCCTCTGAAGCAGCGTAACGCCCTGCGAGTCTACGACTCTCTGAAGAACCACTGCCACAGGACGGGCAGTACCTACACGGAGCTCCCCACCCTGTGTGACGAGGTCAGGAGAGGGTGTAGCtccgtggtggaggtggag GTGTGGGACGCAGTCCACTTCCTCAAAGAGCTGGGCGTAGTGGTGCGGGATCGCCAGAAGGTGGCGCTGCAGAACCTGCATTCTTATGAGACTGGGATAGCTGAGTGCCTACGCTGTCTGGTGCAGGAAGAGCCCTGGGTTTTACCTCTGGATGTCATAGAGGTGCTGACTGCTTCAGCTCTGCAGAGGCTGAGGAAGAAGGGAGCGGatggagggagtagggaggatcATGGTGAAGGGGACTCCGACGCAGAGCGGAAGGCTCATGAGCTGAATGAAAGGTGTGATATGGATGGCAGCGCTGCAGAGACAGACCGTACTAGTACTGCTGTTAGAACAGCCAGCGGATACTCTGTCCCAGACCACATCAAACCTGAACCAGCCCCTACAGACCAGGGCCCTCCAGTAGATTTAGACCCAGACCAGGGCCCTCCTGCAGTAGATTTAGACCCAGACCAGGGCCCTCTTCCAGTAGATTTAGACCCAGACCAGGGCCCTCTTCCAGTAGATTTAGACCCAGACCAGGGCCCTCTTCCAGTAGATTTAGACCCAGACCAGGGCCCTACTGCAGTAGATTTAGACCCAGACCAGGGCCCTCCTCCAGTAGATTTAGACCCAGACCAGGGCCCTCTTCCAGTAGATTTAGACCCAGACCAGGGCCCTCTTCCAGTAGATTTAGACCCAGACCAGGGCCCTCTTCCAGTAGATTTAGACCCAGACCAGGACCCTCCTCCAGTAGATTTAGACCCAGACCAGGTACGTGCAGCAGAGATGATCTGCTTCAATCCGGTGACTGTGATCAGTGGTAAGGGGGGCTGTGGTAAGACCACGGTGGTGAGTCTGGTGTTCAAGGCCGCCTTGCAGCAGAGCCCAGAGAAGGAGGTCGCGAAGGCATGCTGGGACTTTGAAAATGACTCATTGGGGTCTGAGGCGTGGGAGGAAGCCGAGGCGTGGGAGGAAGAAGCCCGGTCGAAGAGTCTGCTCTCTCAGTTAAATGGGGAGGTAAAGGACGAAAAGAAGTCGTCGTCGTGGGTTTTACAGGGAGAGGACGAGGTGTTACTAACAGCACCCACAGGGAGAGCTGCGTCTCTGCTCACCAAGAGGACCTGCTTCAAGGCCTACACCCTGCACCAG GTAGTGTGGAGTTTCATGCAGGCCAAGAAAGACCCCAACGGGGCTCCTGAGGAGTGGAAGtttgcgcgtgtgcgcgtgttgGTGGTGGACGAGGGCAGTCTGGTGTGTGTTCAGCTCCTCCACTCCGTCCTCACCATGCTCACCAAACACGCACAGCTCAGGAAGTTCGTCATCTTGG GTGATGTGCGTCAGCTGCCCAGTATCCAGCCAGGAAACACCTTGTATGACCTGTTCCACAGTCTGGGCCGAGCCCATTGGGCCATCGAGATGAGGACCAATCACAGAGCTGAGTCTCAACTCATCGTCAACAACGCCGGACA aATCGCAGAGATGGGAATGAATCGTAGTTTCAGACCGCTCCACTATGACGCCATCTTGGATCTGAATGGAAGCTACACCATGCCCTCTGAAGACAAGAGGTTCATCCTCATCCTGCTGCCCAACACCACCGAGGACTCTGACTATG ACCTTCAGGTGGCTATCGGACTCTTATTGGAAGCTGCTCCAGGACTGAAGAATGACGCCACGTCACAGTTCATTGCCTTCAGAAGGTAA